TCTCCCAGCACGTGCCAGCAAATCAATCACGCATGAGCAATGCTCTCTTGTTGGGACAATGCCATATTCAGGCTCCATAATACTGTAGTAATAACAACCTTCATCAACAAGTCCTACACGGCTGCATGCTGTGAGAACACCAACAAAGGTTACATGATTTGGCTTGATTCCTAGGTTTCTCATCCTGGCAAATAAATCAAGTGCTTCCTTGGCATAACCAAATTGGGCATAACCAACAATCAAGCTGCTCCAAGAGAATACATCACGACCAGTGCCCATTATTTTGAAGAGCTTGTTCGCATCATCTAAACTTCCACATTTAGCATAAGTGTCAATCAGACCATTACTCAGCATTGTATCACTCACCAGTCCAACCTTGAACGCATATGCATGGATCTGTTTCACCATTTCAAAGTAACCCAACTCAGCAGAAGCACTCAGAACATTACTTAAGCTGATCCTATCCAGACTTGACACTGATCTGTGCAAGAGGCTGAATAACCTAAATACATCTTCCAAACGCTGGCTCTGTACACAAGCAGTAAGAATGCTGTTCCAGGTGACAACATCACGATCATTTGTCTCATTAAAGACATCCATTGCAGAGGGGAAATCCAAACACCTAGCATACATGCTGAGTAAAGAATTACATACTGTAACATCCCTGTCCAAACCTAATTTGACCAAGTAGGAGTGGATGGCTCTACCTTGACTCAAAGCATCATAGCCAACACACGCACACAATAAACCCCTAACAGTGATGCCATCAGGCCTCAGACCAGAATCTCTCATCTCAGAGAAGAGGACCATAGCCTCACTAAGGAGACCCTTGGCAGAGTAAGCATTTATCAAGGAATTCCAAGAAACCAAATCAGGTGCCTCGATCCTGTAAAACACCTTCCTGGCTGACTCAAGCTTATTGCACCTGGCATACATGTCACTTAGTGAGCAACCTGCATATGAATCACGGTCCAACATATACTTGACCGATAAACTGTGAATCTGCTCCCCAAACTCCAAACTATCAAAAACTCCGCAGGCCCTAAAGACGCTTCCAAAATGGAACTCATTTGGGAGATGCATGCCCTCAGCGATCATCTCCCTGAAAATTCGTAATGCCTCCATTTCACACCCTTGCTGTGCAAGCCCGGCAATAATTGAACCCCACGAGATCAAGTCTTTGTCCCTAATCCTCTCAAAAAGCGTGAGCCCATCCCCAACCGAGCCACTCTTGGAGTACATCGTGACGAGCGCGTTCTGCACAATCAAGTCACTTCCATCCTCCGACTTTATGGCCTGCGCATGCACCTGCCTCCCGAGTCCCACATCCCCCAGCTCCGCGCAGGCGCGCGCCGTGCTGCCAAGCGCAAACTGGTCGGGTGCGGTCCCCGCCCTCAGCATGGAGGAGAACATGCCCACCGCGTCGGCGCAGCGGCCGTTCTGCGCGTGCGCCGCGATGACGGCGGCCCAGGAGACGGGGTTCCGGTCGGGCATCCCGTCGAACACCGCGCGGGCGGAGTCCGGGGCGGCGCACCGGCCGTACATGGTGATGAGGTGGTTGCTGAGGACGGTGTTGCGGGCGAGCCCGGCGCCGTCGGGGGAGgaggcgaggaggtggcggtggatgAGGCGGCCGTGCGGGAGGGAGCGGAGGCGGGAGCAGGCCCCGACGAGCGCGGcgtaggcggcggcggagagaggGGCGGAGGCGGGGAGCGACTCGAAGGCGCGGAGCGCGGCGGAGAGGCGGCCCGAGTGGTAGAGCTGGAGGATGGTGGCGTTGGGGTTCTGCATCTGCGGCCGCTGGCAAGTCGGAGTTGGAGGCGGCGACGGGGGACGCCGCGGCGGGAAGGGGACACTGCTCCCATTCAGTAGAGAGTAGAGACAGAGGCAGCGGTTGGCTCGTTGTGGATGTCAAATGCTTTGGGCCGGCTGGAGTCTGGCTTGCTTTCTCGCTCGCGCGCGCGGTGAGGgcgaattttttttgaaaaagggttaaaaaaatttaaatttaaaaagggtgccgttttgaaaattttcaaaaaatgGGTGCCTCTTGCCCGATCAACAGGcaggaggcgtggggccggagacctcccgcctatccaacgggcgggaggtcccaaaATTTTTCCTAAGCCCCTACCGAGAACCTCTTAACGAATAAGaaatttttcttattcgcgaataGACCCctaaggcatcccgcccgcccagcGGGCGGGGGGTTCCCATTTCCTACCCTTTGTtcgaatttatgttttacaaactatttaaaattcatatttttttcaaatacaaaatTTATTTGCTATACTCTTtcgtatacatataaaattttaattcaattttacgaaaaaGATTACTGTATCTACTACTCTTTGTtcgaatttatgttttacaaactatttaaaattcatacttttccAAATGCAAAATTTATTCGctatactcttttgtatacatataaaattttaattcaattttacgaagaagattactgtatctaaaactcgtacgaagatggttaaacgataacgttttgcaacgtagaatccaaatattacgatagtacgatacatcaagccattaaaaataaaatagtatcatataaaaaacagtttaaatatacagagtccaccgaatcaggagtatctactccgTCTATCCCggtcctcgcgctctcttggtcctcccccctagtcctGGGCCATCGGCGTATGTGCCCCTCCGAGTACGTGAGTgtatctggagcacggtgaggacgaggcggaagagGCGCCGGTGTGAACGGGTCATCTTAGGACTGTGGGAGGTAGAGCGTCATACATCTGGGAGGGGCCAATGATGTCTGACCCGGCACCGCCGCCCTCCAACTCCGACAAACTGACGGAGCCGCCGTCCCAgccgtcccagtccggcacaccgaacagACCACCATGTGCAGGAGCTCCCATCGACCAAGCATGCTGAGTATAGCCCTGAGAAtacggagcagctggcgtcgaaccCAACGGGAAAGACGTTCCTAGAGCATAGGCACTAAAtatctgaggctccattcttgcaggaggagtccccattgccgtcgagtgtatgactataaaaacaaacgaaattagtcgtgtaaatcaaagttgatcgaaatggcaattataaaggacttacaattgaaaatactaaaaactattcaaaatataaataccctaagaaatattcctaaaaactattgaaaatactaaaaactattcaaaatataactacactaagaaatatttcctaaattatagttattttcaagtttatacgactagaacgagAATGTACCTGCAAACCGACGTGTAAACAGGGCTTcaccgcttcctctcctctcttcctctcctccgtTTCTTTTTTTCcagatttttgctgaataatatAGAAATTTGGGGGTAGGTGGGGGCTTATATACCGAGGGAACGttccgcccgttgggcgggcgggatgcccctttgggaaacctcccgcccgttgggcgggctgGATGCCCCTCGGTGGGATGCCGCCGCGGCCGCATCAGGGGTcttttcgcgaataagaaaagttttttattcgtgaagaggcccTCGGTAGGGGCCTGGGAAAAATTTTgagacctcccgcccattggccggagacctcccgcctcccgcccgttgatcgggcggggcacccatttttcaaaaCTTTCCGAAACGgcaccctttttcgaatttaatttttttaacccttttttcgAAAAAAATTCCGGTGAGGGCAGCATGGCTCGGCCCGATGGAGATAGGCCTTAACGGTGGTGTCGGTTCCAGGCCCGGAATGGTTTGTGCTTGCAGAATATTGATTGGGCTAGATTTGGGCCGGCCCAAGCTATGCAAAGCCAGAAGTAGCTCCAGCATTGCTTTCTTTTttaaagagagagagagagagagagagagagagagagagcaattCACTAGAATTTCCACCTATCTGACATtctgacatgtcataaatgatGTGTTTCTGCGCTCATGTGAACCCCCCTCCTCTG
The sequence above is drawn from the Panicum hallii strain FIL2 chromosome 7, PHallii_v3.1, whole genome shotgun sequence genome and encodes:
- the LOC112899682 gene encoding pentatricopeptide repeat-containing protein At3g53360, mitochondrial — encoded protein: MQNPNATILQLYHSGRLSAALRAFESLPASAPLSAAAYAALVGACSRLRSLPHGRLIHRHLLASSPDGAGLARNTVLSNHLITMYGRCAAPDSARAVFDGMPDRNPVSWAAVIAAHAQNGRCADAVGMFSSMLRAGTAPDQFALGSTARACAELGDVGLGRQVHAQAIKSEDGSDLIVQNALVTMYSKSGSVGDGLTLFERIRDKDLISWGSIIAGLAQQGCEMEALRIFREMIAEGMHLPNEFHFGSVFRACGVFDSLEFGEQIHSLSVKYMLDRDSYAGCSLSDMYARCNKLESARKVFYRIEAPDLVSWNSLINAYSAKGLLSEAMVLFSEMRDSGLRPDGITVRGLLCACVGYDALSQGRAIHSYLVKLGLDRDVTVCNSLLSMYARCLDFPSAMDVFNETNDRDVVTWNSILTACVQSQRLEDVFRLFSLLHRSVSSLDRISLSNVLSASAELGYFEMVKQIHAYAFKVGLVSDTMLSNGLIDTYAKCGSLDDANKLFKIMGTGRDVFSWSSLIVGYAQFGYAKEALDLFARMRNLGIKPNHVTFVGVLTACSRVGLVDEGCYYYSIMEPEYGIVPTREHCSCVIDLLARAGRLSEAAKFVDQMPFEPDIIMWKTLLAASKTHNDVEMGKRAAEGILNIDPSHSAAYVLLCNIYASSGNWDEFARLKKAMRSSGVQKSPGKSWIKLKGELKVFIVEDRSHPEADEIYTMLELVGMEMVKSGYIPELPRHSCKYTSFDHTDLLNEEILVEYG